In the Rhizobium sp. SSA_523 genome, TGAAAACCATTGCCCGCCAGAAGGCGGCAGAAGCAAAGGCCTAAGGGAAGAACAATATGCCGAAGCGCATTCTGCAGGGCGTCGTGGTCAGCGACAAGAACGACAAAACGGTAGTTGTCCGGGTCGAGCGTCGATTCGCTCACCCGCTGCTCCAGAAGACCGTTCGTCGTTCCAAGAAGTACAAGGCCCACGACGAGAACAATCAGTACAAGACCGGTGATGTCGTCTCCATCCAGGAGTGTGCACCGATTTCCAAGGATAAGTGCTGGACGGTCATTTCCGCCCAGGCTTGATAATGCAGTAAATTGCGGCAGGCCCTTGCGTCTGCCGCAGAATTCTGTATGAAGCAGCGCATTGGCGCAGAACGCCCGGTTGACGGGCGTTCTTTTGCTTTGAGAGCGCAGGGAAGGTCCGGCTTCGGAAACCGCCTTGGCAAGACCCCACCCGCGCACGAAAAAAATATGTCCATGAGCCGGAAAAGGGGGCTTTGCGCCCAACCGTTCCGGTCATTACGAGAAGGCGACCTGACATGATTCAGATGCAAACAAACCTCGACGTCGCGGATAATTCCGGCGCACGTCGTGTCATGTGCATCAAGGTGCTGGGCGGCTCCAAGCGCAAATACGCTTCGATCGGCGACGTTATCGTCGTGTCGATCAAGGAAGCGATCCCGCGGGGCCGCGTCAAGAAGGGCGACGTGATGAAGGCCGTCGTCGTTCGCACCGCCAAGGACATCCGCCGTGCTGACGGCAGCGTCATCCGCTTCGACAACAACGCAGCGGTCCTCAT is a window encoding:
- the rpsQ gene encoding 30S ribosomal protein S17, encoding MPKRILQGVVVSDKNDKTVVVRVERRFAHPLLQKTVRRSKKYKAHDENNQYKTGDVVSIQECAPISKDKCWTVISAQA
- the rplN gene encoding 50S ribosomal protein L14, with product MIQMQTNLDVADNSGARRVMCIKVLGGSKRKYASIGDVIVVSIKEAIPRGRVKKGDVMKAVVVRTAKDIRRADGSVIRFDNNAAVLIDNKKEPIGTRIFGPVPRELRAKNHMKIISLAPEVL